The following are from one region of the Macaca thibetana thibetana isolate TM-01 chromosome 2, ASM2454274v1, whole genome shotgun sequence genome:
- the PCNP gene encoding PEST proteolytic signal-containing nuclear protein isoform X2, whose product MVAGRGRDVLGVAAREAAAGKMADGKAGEEKPEKSQRAGAAGGPEEEAEKPVKTKTVSSSNGGESSSRSAEKRSAEEEAADLPTKPTKISKFGFAIGSQTTKKASAISIKLGSSKPKETVPTLAPKTLSVAAAFNEDEDGYTNISWTKLLQ is encoded by the exons ATGGTTGCTGGGCGGGGTCGTGACGTCCTTGGCGTGGCTGCAAGGGAGGCCGCGGCGGGGAAAATGGCGGACGGGAAGGCGGGAGAGGAGAAGCCTGAAAAGTCGCAGCGAGCTGGAGCCGCCGGAG GACCtgaagaagaagcagaaaaacCTGTGAAAACTAAGACTGTTTCTTCCAGTAATGGAGGGGAAAGTTCCAGTCGCAGCGCTGAGAAGCGATCAGCTGAAGAAGAAGCTGCCGACCTCCCAACAAAGCCTACAAAGATCTCCAAGTTTGGATTTGCCATAGGTAGTCAGACGACAAAGAAAGCATCAGCCATATCCATCAAACTTGGATCAAGT AAGCCTAAAGAAACTGTTCCAACTCTTGCTCCAAAAACTCTTTCAGTAGCAGCAGCTTTTAATGAAGATGAAGAT